In a single window of the Bacteroidota bacterium genome:
- a CDS encoding TonB-dependent receptor plug domain-containing protein yields MKNGLLTLFLSLFFVCSTMAQNGQGFVLTGTVHSEDPNEPIAFAKVVSANGHEGAYADENGRFSLKMKEIPEFVLISAIGYYEDTLYRLQKIWPKGKNQFEYHSVLREIEYIGGPVPITVEIEEDIRGMNKISESETRRGDNSSIEQGLNLVPGVKFESRGPGGSRRLAIRGGFLRSPFGVRDVKAYLAGTPLTNPDGSTALELIDPVAIGKMEILKGPWASRYGPVSSGVALLSFEDRPQIGLRGGLLSQSVGSYGYLRSALQVGWMSEHNTNENVTLTLVRQSYAGYRAQEANQKILAQISGNKVAGRHFLQGNATYYQGFWELPGSLDSAEAASNPRQALPVSEAGDAHVERRHLRLAGAHSTNLGKWTRISTNAYFHWTDKQNPFATSVFNQGYKVEQDNSFGGRIELRTYKNFDFQWQFGTEYQVGFLDYQQFENVLGNPGILNTDSKTRSTQAHVFAALEHRLSSKMQLLSDVSLSKVAYLQSEAWSSIETIPLGKTKLAPTPAVSFTWKWRDAPNYFRKSIAVRLATGYSPPALWEMTDSLGQFQTDLLPEYGLNGEVKGLFRFFQRKAVAEISLYHHTIWNTIVPQTLNSGRTVFENNGRTTQIGLEMFASAPKIKLSRTSDAHVLALTASGAFQYFRFNDYALDGVSFAGKAIPGVPTFTANFQADWLIKQSTEIQFTQQLVGKSWLNNANTVAQPSYMLLNLKASHTFRIRQYKTKPVGTAVTLSPFVGVNNLLNTRYTNFPNLNAVNGRFWNPAPGINAFGGIDCRF; encoded by the coding sequence TCCTTTCGCTTTTCTTTGTTTGCTCGACCATGGCGCAAAATGGGCAGGGATTTGTATTGACCGGGACCGTCCACAGCGAAGATCCGAATGAGCCCATTGCGTTTGCGAAAGTCGTGTCAGCCAATGGGCATGAAGGTGCCTACGCCGACGAAAACGGCCGATTCAGCTTGAAAATGAAGGAAATTCCCGAATTTGTGCTGATCTCGGCGATAGGCTATTACGAAGACACCCTCTACCGGCTGCAAAAAATTTGGCCCAAGGGCAAGAACCAATTTGAGTACCATTCCGTGCTTCGGGAGATCGAATATATCGGAGGTCCCGTCCCGATCACCGTCGAAATCGAAGAGGACATCCGCGGAATGAACAAAATCTCCGAATCCGAGACGCGGCGAGGCGACAATTCCTCTATTGAACAGGGCTTGAATCTTGTGCCCGGCGTCAAATTTGAATCGCGCGGGCCGGGAGGAAGTCGGCGCTTGGCGATTCGGGGCGGCTTTCTCCGTTCCCCTTTTGGTGTGCGCGACGTGAAGGCGTATTTAGCGGGCACACCTTTGACCAATCCTGACGGTTCTACTGCATTGGAATTGATCGACCCGGTTGCCATCGGGAAAATGGAGATTTTGAAAGGCCCTTGGGCAAGCCGGTACGGTCCGGTGTCGTCAGGCGTTGCGCTGCTTTCCTTCGAAGATCGTCCCCAAATCGGTCTCCGAGGAGGGCTGCTTAGCCAATCCGTCGGTTCCTACGGTTATCTTCGATCGGCGCTGCAAGTGGGCTGGATGAGCGAGCACAACACCAATGAGAACGTCACCTTGACGTTGGTGAGGCAATCTTACGCGGGCTACCGCGCACAGGAGGCCAATCAGAAAATTCTTGCTCAAATTTCAGGGAATAAAGTCGCTGGAAGGCACTTTTTGCAGGGAAATGCAACCTATTATCAAGGTTTCTGGGAATTGCCGGGTTCGCTGGACAGTGCCGAGGCTGCTTCCAATCCCAGGCAGGCACTACCCGTAAGCGAGGCTGGTGATGCGCATGTTGAGAGACGCCACCTGAGGCTCGCAGGCGCGCATTCGACCAATCTCGGAAAATGGACTCGGATCAGCACCAACGCCTATTTTCATTGGACCGACAAGCAAAATCCCTTTGCGACCAGCGTTTTCAATCAAGGCTACAAAGTCGAGCAAGACAATAGTTTCGGTGGTCGAATCGAATTGAGGACCTACAAAAATTTCGATTTCCAATGGCAATTCGGGACAGAATACCAAGTTGGATTCCTTGATTACCAGCAGTTTGAAAACGTACTCGGGAATCCGGGAATACTGAATACGGACTCCAAAACACGTTCGACACAAGCCCATGTTTTCGCGGCATTGGAGCACCGCTTGTCTTCCAAGATGCAACTCCTTTCGGATGTGAGCCTCAGCAAAGTGGCCTATTTGCAATCTGAAGCATGGTCCTCCATCGAAACCATTCCGCTAGGCAAAACGAAATTGGCTCCAACGCCGGCGGTCAGTTTCACTTGGAAATGGCGAGATGCTCCGAATTACTTCAGAAAGTCGATTGCGGTGCGATTGGCTACGGGTTATTCGCCGCCAGCACTCTGGGAAATGACGGACTCGCTCGGGCAATTCCAAACCGATCTGCTCCCAGAATATGGTCTGAATGGAGAAGTCAAAGGATTGTTCAGGTTTTTCCAACGCAAGGCAGTTGCAGAAATCAGCCTCTACCACCATACCATTTGGAATACGATCGTGCCCCAAACATTGAACAGCGGCCGAACCGTCTTTGAAAACAATGGCCGCACCACACAAATCGGACTGGAAATGTTTGCTTCGGCTCCGAAAATCAAACTTTCAAGGACATCGGATGCGCATGTGTTGGCTTTGACGGCATCGGGGGCTTTTCAGTATTTCAGATTCAATGACTATGCATTGGATGGCGTTTCTTTTGCTGGAAAGGCGATCCCAGGGGTGCCAACTTTCACCGCCAATTTTCAAGCGGATTGGCTGATCAAGCAGTCGACAGAAATCCAATTTACCCAACAATTGGTCGGCAAATCTTGGCTGAACAACGCCAACACGGTGGCGCAACCCAGTTATATGCTGCTCAATCTGAAAGCTTCCCATACTTTTAGAATTCGGCAATACAAAACAAAACCAGTTGGAACTGCCGTTACCCTTTCGCCATTCGTTGGCGTGAACAACCTGCTCAACACGCGGTATACGAACTTTCCCAATCTCAATGCCGTCAACGGTCGCTTCTGGAACCCGGCGCCGGGAATCAATGCATTTGGGGGCATAGATTGTAGATTCTAA